The following are from one region of the Coffea eugenioides isolate CCC68of chromosome 2, Ceug_1.0, whole genome shotgun sequence genome:
- the LOC113763819 gene encoding WAT1-related protein At1g68170-like isoform X1 — MVCTNIFIKSGSILTGVLAIFIERELSSWMIGWDCRLLVVAYLGIVSCGPCVVTVFWSSMMKGPLFVSSFTHLGLVFTALAGSLFLKEELCLGSLIGSIIITIGLCLVIWGKGKEATTSQDGETGSRRDEVTDGSEARIYQNDFFFGAHCVVILGLVCYKDAMP; from the exons TGGATCAATCCTGACCGGTGTTCTTGCAATATTTATTGAGAGGGAATTGTCTTCATGGATGATTGGATGGGATTGTAGACTCCTAGTTGTTGCTTATTTG GGAATTGTCAGTTGTGGGCCATGTGTGGTTACAGTTTTCTGGAGCTCAATGATGAAAGGCCCTTTGTTCGTGTCTTCTTTCACTCATTTGGGACTAGTATTCACTGCCCTTGCTGGATCCCTCTTTCTAAAAGAGGAGCTGTGTTTGGGAAG CTTGATAGGATCCATTATCATCACAATAGGCCTTTGCCTTGTGATCTGGGGAAAAGGCAAGGAGGCAACTACATCTCAAGATGGAGAAACTGGAAGCAGGAGGGATGAAGTAACTGATGGTAGCGAGGCTAGAATATaccaaaatgattttttcttcGGGGCACATTGTGTGGTTATACTTGGGCTGGTCTGCTACAAGGATGCCATGCCTTAG